Within Flavobacterium pisciphilum, the genomic segment CCAATATTCCAAGATATGGAGATATACTTAATCCTATTCCTGCAGTAGGTGATTCAAAATATGCTTTGTATAATGGAAATGTGGGATACCCAATTGGATTTACAAAAAGTAATCAGGCAGTTTTGCTTCCTTCATTTTTGGCAGCTTATTCTGGAGGGAATGCTTCTAGTAGTTCAACAAGTATTTTTAAAAGTTTTCCACTTCCAAACTGGAGTATAAAGTACAACGGATTGATGCGTTATAGATACTTTAAAGAAAAGTTTAAGCGTTTTTCATTGCAACATAATTATAGAGCATCTTATACAATTAATCAGTATCGTTCTAATTTTAAATATGATCAAAACCCAGGAGGAAGAGATCCAGAAAGCGATAACTTTTATAATGCAACAATCATGTCTAATGTGAATTTAGTGGAGCAATTTAGTCCGCTTATCAGAATGGATTTTGAGTTGAAGAGTTCTTTAAAAGTGCTAACTGAAATTAAGAAAGATAGAGCATTGTCAATGAGTTTTGATAATAATTTATTGACAGAAGTTAAAGGAATGGAATATATCATAGGTCTTGGATATCGTATTAAAGATGTGATTTTTTCATCGACATTGGCAGATAGTCCAACAGGAATTATAAAAAGTGATATCAATATAAAAGGAGATTTCTCATATCGAAATAATCAAACAATGGTTCGTTATTTGGATTATGATAATAATCAACTGGCTGCAGGACAGAATATTTGGTCAGTAAAAATAACTGCAGATTATTCGTTCAGTAAAAATCTAACAGCAATCTTTTATTATGACCATTCATTTTCTAAAGCAGTTATATCGACATTATATCCTTTAACGAATATTCGATCAGGATTTACCATTCGATATAATTTTGGAAATTAATTTTCAGATTCTAAAGAGAATTTGATTAGAAGATTGTTACATTTGCCCTATTAAAATTCTATTATCAATTATCAATAAGTATTTATTATGAATATACCAACAAATTTAAAGTACACAAAGGATCACGAATGGGTTAGCATTGAAGGTGATGTTGCAACAGTAGGAATTACTCATTTTGCACAAAAAGAATTAGGAGATATTGTTTATGTTGAAGTAGAGACTTTAGATCAAACACTTGATAAAGATGAAGTTTTTGGAACAGTTGAAGCTGTAAAAACAGTTTCAGATTTGTTCTTGCCTTTGTCTGGAGAAATTATTGCTTTTAACGAAAGTTTAGAAAGTGCTCCAGAAACAGTAAATTCTGATCCTTATGGAGACGGATGGATGATTAAAATTAAAATTTCAGATACATCAGAATTAGATTCTTTATTATCTGCTGAGGCTTATAAAGAATTAATAGGTGCTTAAAAAAATATTTTTTTTATGTTTGGCTTTATTATGGACAGGGGTTATTATTTTTCTCTGTTTGACCGAGTCAAGTAATATACCGGTTGTAAGTATACCTCACATAGATAAATTAGTTCATTTTTGTTTTTATTTTGGTTTTGCTTTTCTGTGGTTTTTGTATTTTAAAAAACAATTTAAGAATGCAGATGATTTTAGACCATTATTACTTTCTTTTGTTTTTTCGACCTTTTTTGGAATTACAATCGAAATCTTGCAAAGTGAATACACTTTAACAAGAAGTGCAGACATGATGGATTTTTTGGCAAATTCGCTAGGAGCAACATCAGCCATAATTGCTGTATTGTTGTTTAATAAGATAGTCACTAAAATAGTAAATTAAAAAATCCCACTTCGGTGGGATTTTTTGTTTATTGGAACTTATATAATATACTATTTGTAGTCAAAAAACACTTCCATTTAAGCTTGATTAAAAGTAGCAGTTAATTCTAAACTTATCTCAATATAAAATGTATTTTTGTCAATCAGGATTTAATACAATTAATTTATTTATGGCTATGAATATTAGACAATACTTAGACTCAACATATTTAAAAACGGCTGCTCAGGCAAATTTGACAGAAGCAGAAAATACACAGATAGTTAAGGATACTATTGAAGAAGCTATAGCAGAGCAATTCAAATTGATAATGATTCGTCCAGACAAAGTAAGTTTAGCTAAGGAAATGATTTCGGAGGCTAAATCGAGTCTTTTAATAGGGACAGTAATTGATTTTCCAGAAGGAAAATCAAGTTTAGAAGCAAAGTTAGCGGAGGCAAATGTAGCGATACAAGATGGAGCAAATGAATTGGATTTTGTATGCAACTACGAAGCTTTCAAAAATGGAGAAATTGATTTAGTGAAGAATGAAATTTTACAGTGTACACTATTAGGATTGACTAATAATAAAGTTGTAAAATGGATTATTGAAGTTGCTGCGCTTAATGATAAAGAAATTATACAATTGTCAGCATTGATAAAGAATATAATTATTCAAAATTTTGAAGAGAATGAATACTCTTCAGTTTTTGTAAAATCATCGACAGGTTTTTATAAAACAGAAAATAACTTGCCAAATGGCGCTACAGTTCCGTCAATTATAAAGATGTTAGAAAATGCTTCACCATTACCTGTAAAAGCAGCAGGAGGCGTGAGAACATACGAAGAAGCTGTTGAAATGATCAATCTTGGAGTGAAGCGCATAGGAACATCAAATGCCAAAGCAATTGCAAACGGGGAAATTTCGCAAAACCAATACTAAATTCACAACCAAAACCATATGAATAAAGGTTTCTTAACTTTTCTTATAACATTATACTCATTACTAGCTCTTTCACAGGAAACACATAATCTAACAGTTAATTCTGGTTTTACTTCAGAAGAGTTCCCGATTTTTCCAACCTGTGAAAATTTAAAAGGCAAAACCTTGGAACGTTGTTTTTATGATAAGGTGCAGGATTTTGTATTTAATAATTTCCAAGTTCCATCAACTTTAAAGCAGAATAGTTATAAAGGTGATGTAAGAGTGCTTTTTGAGGTTGATAAAACCGGTGAGTTTAAGGTTATATATGTTAATGCAAATAATGAGGAATTAGTTCAGGAAACAAAACGTGTTTTTGCAGCATTTCCCAAAATTAAGCCATCGACTTATGATGGGAAGCCTACGTATTCAAAATATACAATCATAATTAATATACCATTAAAAACAGCAGGGCAAATTTCAGAAGAAGCTATAGCTGCTGCTAAAATTATTAAACCAGCTACTAAGCCATTAACAGAATTGGATAGTATTGTTTATAAAAAATATACAAATCCAGAATTTGAAAGCCATTTAAATGTTCCGTTTTCGCATAGTTATTATGCCCAGTTTGACGGTGCTATGAATAGAGTAGGAAGTAATAATCATACAGCTTCAAAGCCATATACCTACGCCGAAGTTTCAAAGTACTATAATCTTAAAGCGGTGAATGAATCGCTTAAAAAGAATGTTTCAAGTTGGTTAGGGCGCAAGCTTTGGAATGAAAGTTTAGTCGAAGTTGAAGGAGAAGGGTATTGGTTTACATTAAATGCTATCATGGATTTACAAGTAGGTAAGGACACAAAAAGTGATGTTTCTTATACTTACGTAAATACACGAGCACTTAATTTTAGAGGAGGGCTAGGTAAGCAACTTAATTTTACCACAACAGTTTTTGAAAGCCAAGGAAGATTTGCAGATTATTATAATAGTTATGCGCAGTCAATAAAGCCTTCAGGAGGTAACCCTGGGGTTGTTCCGGGGATCGGTATAGGTAAGGAGTTTAAAACAAATGGTTTTGATTTTCC encodes:
- the deoC gene encoding deoxyribose-phosphate aldolase, which gives rise to MNIRQYLDSTYLKTAAQANLTEAENTQIVKDTIEEAIAEQFKLIMIRPDKVSLAKEMISEAKSSLLIGTVIDFPEGKSSLEAKLAEANVAIQDGANELDFVCNYEAFKNGEIDLVKNEILQCTLLGLTNNKVVKWIIEVAALNDKEIIQLSALIKNIIIQNFEENEYSSVFVKSSTGFYKTENNLPNGATVPSIIKMLENASPLPVKAAGGVRTYEEAVEMINLGVKRIGTSNAKAIANGEISQNQY
- the gcvH gene encoding glycine cleavage system protein GcvH, which encodes MNIPTNLKYTKDHEWVSIEGDVATVGITHFAQKELGDIVYVEVETLDQTLDKDEVFGTVEAVKTVSDLFLPLSGEIIAFNESLESAPETVNSDPYGDGWMIKIKISDTSELDSLLSAEAYKELIGA
- a CDS encoding VanZ family protein is translated as MLKKIFFLCLALLWTGVIIFLCLTESSNIPVVSIPHIDKLVHFCFYFGFAFLWFLYFKKQFKNADDFRPLLLSFVFSTFFGITIEILQSEYTLTRSADMMDFLANSLGATSAIIAVLLFNKIVTKIVN